One stretch of Juglans microcarpa x Juglans regia isolate MS1-56 chromosome 3D, Jm3101_v1.0, whole genome shotgun sequence DNA includes these proteins:
- the LOC121255047 gene encoding aldehyde oxidase GLOX: protein MASKNPSLLILFPIFSVLIGLSLYSVRSSSDVEILKPSSAWMGGKWILLHSSIGVSAMHMQLLKNDKVIIFDRMDTGPSNLSLPIGESCVLKPKKPADCTAHSLLYDLVSGTVRPLLVKTDTWCSSGAVFPDGTLIQTGGYHDGDRVVRKFTPCDDETCEWKELRWGLENRRWYATNQILPDGRVIIMGGRQVYTYEFFPKSSVKGNSSSSYYMNFLRETMDRYADENNLYPFLHLMPDGNLFVFANKRSILFDYKRNRVVKEFPVIPGKFKRNYPSTGSSVLLPLRLNGTDFPEAEVMVCGGAPEGAFNMSDTFHVFVSASNTCGRLRVTDPKPQWVMEEMPMPRIMSDMILLPTGDVILINGAMNGTAGWEDATNPVYHPVLYRPKDPRPERRFVVLNPSMIPRMYHSTAILLPEGSILVGGSNPHQKYNFTGRPFPTELSLEAYRPYYMYPRFSPQRPSILTVESQDMSISYGQTFWATFVLNMYQPERGISVALIAPSFTTHSVAMNQRMVVLEVTVLEQLSIFTYKITVNGPPTATVTPPGYYMLFVVHAGIPSHAVWVKVQ, encoded by the coding sequence ATGGCCTCCAAGAACCCTTCTTTATTGATCTTGTTTCCAATATTCTCTGTGCTTATTGGTTTGTCTCTGTATTCAGTTCGTTCTTCGTCGGACGTTGAGATTCTGAAGCCGTCTTCCGCATGGATGGGTGGAAAGTGGATCCTACTCCACTCCAGCATTGGTGTTTCGGCCATGCACATGCAGCTCTTGAAGAACGACAAGGTCATCATCTTTGACCGAATGGACACGGGCCCCTCCAACCTCTCTCTTCCCATAGGCGAGTCATGTGTTCTTAAACCCAAAAAGCCCGCAGACTGCACCGCGCACTCTCTATTGTACGACTTAGTTTCCGGCACTGTCCGTCCCCTCCTCGTCAAGACAGATACGTGGTGCTCCTCCGGCGCCGTTTTCCCTGACGGGACTTTAATCCAAACCGGCGGGTACCATGACGGGGATCGCGTGGTCCGCAAGTTTACCCCCTGCGATGACGAGACCTGCGAGTGGAAAGAGCTTCGGTGGGGTCTTGAGAACCGCCGGTGGTACGCGACCAACCAAATACTACCCGACGGCCGCGTCATAATCATGGGAGGCCGGCAAGTTTACACTTACGAGTTCTTCCCAAAGAGCTCGGTAAAAGGCAACTCGTCGTCGAGTTATTACATGAACTTCTTGAGGGAGACGATGGACCGTTACGCCGACGAGAACAATCTTTATCCGTTTTTGCATCTCATGCCGGATGGGAATCTTTTCGTTTTCGCTAACAAGAGGTCTATCTTGTTCGATTATAAACGTAACCGGGTGGTGAAAGAGTTCCCGGTTATACCTGGCAAGTTCAAGAGAAACTATCCAAGTACGGGGTCGTCGGTGTTGCTTCCTTTGAGGCTGAATGGGACAGACTTTCCCGAAGCGGAGGTGATGGTATGCGGAGGAGCACCGGAGGGTGCGTTCAACATGTCAGATACGTTTCATGTATTCGTATCAGCGTCCAATACCTGCGGAAGGCTGAGAGTGACGGACCCGAAGCCCCAGTGGGTGATGGAGGAGATGCCAATGCCTCGGATCATGTCAGACATGATACTGTTACCTACCGGCGACGTGATCCTGATAAACGGCGCAATGAACGGAACGGCAGGCTGGGAAGACGCCACGAACCCGGTTTACCACCCGGTTCTTTACAGGCCCAAAGATCCCCGCCCGGAACGTAGATTCGTGGTGCTCAACCCGTCAATGATTCCCAGGATGTACCACTCGACGGCAATTCTATTACCGGAGGGCAGTATATTAGTGGGTGGGAGTAACCCTCACCAGAAGTACAACTTCACGGGGCGTCCTTTCCCAACAGAGTTGAGTCTGGAGGCATATCGCCCGTATTACATGTATCCACGGTTCTCTCCACAGCGCCCTTCGATCCTAACGGTGGAGTCCCAGGACATGAGCATATCGTACGGGCAGACTTTTTGGGCCACATTCGTGTTGAACATGTACCAGCCGGAACGGGGGATCTCGGTGGCGCTCATAGCGCCGTCGTTTACCACGCACTCGGTCGCCATGAACCAGAGAATGGTGGTCTTGGAGGTGACTGTACTGGAGCAGTTGTCCATATTTACTTATAAGATTACGGTCAATGGGCCCCCCACAGCCACGGTAACCCCACCTGGGTACTATATGCTCTTCGTAGTCCACGCTGGAATCCCGAGCCACGCTGTCTGGGTGAAGGTTCAGTGA